The sequence GGGCCTGTTCATGGGCCTCGCCGGGCTGCCGGTGATCTACTCGGCCGGGACCGTGGACCAGTGGCCCAAGAACGTCGTGTGCCAGCTGATGTACGGCCAGGCCTGGCGCATCCCGGCGCCCGACATCGAGCGCACCGACTTCATGGTGGTGCAGGGGGCCAACCCCCATGCCAGCCAGGGCAGCCTGCTGGCCCACGCCGACGTGCCCGCTGCGCTGGACCGGGTCCGCGAGCGCGGCAAGGTGGTGGTCATCGACCCCCGCCGCACCGGGACGGTCAAGCACGCCGACCAGTGGCTGCCGGTGAGGCCCGGCACCGACGCCCTGCTGCAGCTGGCCGTGGTGAACGTGCTGTTCGCCGACGGCCTAGTGCGGCTCGGGCATCTGGCCGACCGGCTCAAGGGCGTCGACGAGGTCCGCCGGATCGCGGCCGGCTTCCCGCCCGAGCGGGTGGCAGACGCCTGCGGCACCAGCCCCGAGCTGATCCGCACGCTGGCCCGCGAGTTCGCGGCCGCCGACCGGGCCGTCTGGTATGCCCGCATCGGCACCTGCAACCAGGAGTTCGGCACCCTGGCGTCGTGGCTGCCCGACGTGATCTGCGCGCTGACCGGCAACCTCGACTCGGTGGGCGGCCTGATGTGGGCCAAGCCGGTGGCGGTGCCCGCGGCCCAGCAGGACTGGGGCACGCCCAAGGGCTTCGGTCGCTGGCACAGCCGGGTGCGGGGCGCCCCGGAGGCGCTCGGACAGTTCCCGGTGTCGTGCCTGGCCGAGGAGATCGACACGCCCGGGCCCGGCCAGATCAAGGCCCTGGTGGTGATCTGCGGCAATCCGGTGATCTCGGCGCCCGACTCCGGCCGCCTCGACGCGGCCCTGCCCCAGCTCGACGCCATGATCTCGCTCGACAACGCCCTAAACGAGACGTCGCGCCACGCCGACGTGATCCTCCCCGGCCTCTCGGCGCTGGAGCAGCCCCACTGCGACGAGCTGCTGTGGGGGTGGGCCACCCGCTCCGCCGCCAAATGGTCGCCTCCACTGTTCCCGCCCGCCGACGACCGGCCCCACGAGTGGGAGATCCTGCTCCGCCTGGGCGCCATCTGCGCCGGCATCCCCGCCGACACCGACGCGGCCGCCATCGACGACGGCTACTTCTCGAACCTCGCCGCCCTCTCGGGCGCCGACCCGGAGACCGCGCTAGCCACCGCGCCCGCACCGGGACCGGATCGCCTTTACGACCTGTCGATCCGTATGGGACCGTGGGGCGACCGCTACGGCGAGAACCCCGGCGGGCTCACGCTGGCCAAGCTCAAGGAGCATCCCGACGGCATCGACTTCGGGCCGATGGTGCCCCGCATCGACGAGATCGTGCTGCACGACGACGGCAAGGTCGACCTGGCCCCTGACCACATCACCGCCGACATCGATCGCCTCGCCGCGCGGCTGGACCGGCCGGCCGAGCCGCTGGTGCTGACCAGCCGTCGCCATCTGCGCTCCAACAACTCCTGGATGCACAACGTCAAGGTGCTGGTCAGCGGCAAGGACCGCTGCACCCTGCTCATCCATCCCGAGGACGCCGCCACCCGGGGCGTCGCCGACGGGGCCATGGCCGTCGTCTCGTCCGCCAACGGCTCCATCG comes from Acidobacteriota bacterium and encodes:
- a CDS encoding molybdopterin-dependent oxidoreductase, with protein sequence MTERSIHIRTCPLCEAMCGLEVHHDGSEVKLIRPNRNDVWSRGYICPKGTTLGHLHADPDRLRAPLVRNSSGDFVEAGWDEAFERCAELIGDVRSLHGIEAITAYVGNPAAHNYSISRYVGLFMGLAGLPVIYSAGTVDQWPKNVVCQLMYGQAWRIPAPDIERTDFMVVQGANPHASQGSLLAHADVPAALDRVRERGKVVVIDPRRTGTVKHADQWLPVRPGTDALLQLAVVNVLFADGLVRLGHLADRLKGVDEVRRIAAGFPPERVADACGTSPELIRTLAREFAAADRAVWYARIGTCNQEFGTLASWLPDVICALTGNLDSVGGLMWAKPVAVPAAQQDWGTPKGFGRWHSRVRGAPEALGQFPVSCLAEEIDTPGPGQIKALVVICGNPVISAPDSGRLDAALPQLDAMISLDNALNETSRHADVILPGLSALEQPHCDELLWGWATRSAAKWSPPLFPPADDRPHEWEILLRLGAICAGIPADTDAAAIDDGYFSNLAALSGADPETALATAPAPGPDRLYDLSIRMGPWGDRYGENPGGLTLAKLKEHPDGIDFGPMVPRIDEIVLHDDGKVDLAPDHITADIDRLAARLDRPAEPLVLTSRRHLRSNNSWMHNVKVLVSGKDRCTLLIHPEDAATRGVADGAMAVVSSANGSIEVPAEVSDEMMPGVVSLPHGWGHDKPGTRLSVAREHAGVNNNLLAPPDFVDVPSGNAAVNGIPVEVVPA